A region of Maridesulfovibrio sp. DNA encodes the following proteins:
- a CDS encoding malic enzyme-like NAD(P)-binding protein, protein MALFTKQEALDYHSKGRKGKVEVVPVKPCNTQKDLSMAYSPGVAEACLAIADDKEKSYEYTGRGNLVAVVSNGTAVLGLGNIGPEAGKPVMEGKGVLFKVFADVDVYDINLDVTDPDELCNIVKALEPTFGGINLEDIKSPECFYIEEKLKKEMNIPVFHDDQHGTAIISGAGLINAAEIAGKKIEDMRLVVSGAGAAAVACTNFYMALGIKRENVAMFDSRGHINKSREGLNEQKLQFATDKEYKDLADAMKGADLFLGLSVKGMVTKEMVKSMADSPIIFACANPDPEISYTDAKEARPDAIMGTGRSDFPNQVNNVLGFPFIFRGALDVNASAINEEMKIAAANALAALAKEPAPDYVCEAYGVDKLEFGIDYIIPKPLDLRLIEWESAAVAQAAMDTGVARKKIDIEEYKKELRERLAASRKRVGEFLKTYDLDL, encoded by the coding sequence ATGGCTCTTTTTACTAAACAGGAAGCCCTTGACTACCATTCGAAAGGCAGAAAGGGTAAAGTTGAAGTCGTTCCCGTAAAACCCTGCAATACCCAGAAAGACCTTTCCATGGCCTACAGTCCCGGTGTTGCTGAAGCCTGCCTTGCAATCGCTGATGACAAGGAAAAATCGTACGAGTACACTGGTCGCGGGAACCTTGTTGCGGTTGTTTCCAACGGCACCGCTGTTCTGGGACTCGGTAATATCGGTCCTGAAGCCGGTAAACCGGTTATGGAAGGCAAGGGTGTGCTGTTTAAGGTGTTCGCTGATGTAGATGTTTATGACATCAACCTCGACGTTACCGATCCTGATGAGCTCTGCAATATTGTAAAGGCCCTTGAACCTACTTTCGGTGGCATCAACCTCGAAGATATCAAGTCTCCCGAATGCTTTTACATTGAAGAGAAGCTCAAAAAAGAAATGAATATCCCGGTTTTTCACGATGACCAGCACGGTACCGCCATTATCTCCGGTGCGGGGCTGATCAACGCTGCTGAAATCGCCGGCAAAAAGATCGAAGACATGCGTCTGGTTGTTTCCGGCGCCGGTGCTGCGGCTGTAGCCTGCACTAATTTTTATATGGCTCTGGGCATTAAGCGTGAAAACGTTGCCATGTTCGACTCACGTGGTCATATCAATAAAAGCCGTGAAGGGCTTAATGAGCAGAAACTGCAGTTCGCAACCGATAAAGAGTACAAAGATCTTGCGGATGCAATGAAGGGTGCCGACCTGTTCCTCGGTCTTTCCGTAAAGGGAATGGTCACTAAGGAAATGGTCAAGTCCATGGCTGATTCCCCCATCATTTTTGCCTGCGCCAACCCTGATCCCGAAATCTCCTACACCGATGCCAAGGAAGCGCGTCCTGACGCAATCATGGGTACCGGACGTTCCGACTTCCCCAACCAGGTCAACAACGTACTTGGCTTCCCCTTCATCTTCCGCGGAGCACTGGATGTGAACGCCAGTGCAATTAACGAAGAAATGAAGATTGCTGCTGCAAATGCTCTTGCTGCTTTGGCAAAAGAGCCGGCTCCGGACTATGTCTGCGAAGCTTACGGTGTGGACAAGCTTGAATTCGGTATTGACTACATCATCCCCAAACCGCTCGACCTGCGTCTGATCGAATGGGAATCCGCAGCTGTTGCACAGGCAGCTATGGATACCGGCGTAGCCCGCAAGAAGATCGATATTGAAGAATACAAAAAAGAACTGCGCGAACGTCTGGCTGCTTCCAGAAAACGTGTTGGTGAATTCCTCAAGACATATGATCTTGATCTTTAA
- a CDS encoding succinate dehydrogenase/fumarate reductase cytochrome b subunit gives MAVDVGMHLARPGKRDAVLDWLQMLSGAGLVAFMWCHMILVSSVVVSPKIMNAIAYFFEATYMAQVGGPLIFLTFLLHFALAARKIPFRAEGQATMWQHAQMLKHRDTWLWVVQAVTAMVILVMGAIHMWVVLNDLPITAAKSAARVAGGGWMLFYLILLPCVELHVSVGFYRIGVKWGFIRTENRKQAKKLESILFATFMVIGIITLIRFITLS, from the coding sequence ATGGCTGTAGATGTAGGTATGCACTTAGCGCGTCCGGGCAAGAGGGATGCAGTGCTCGACTGGTTGCAGATGCTTAGCGGAGCCGGGCTTGTTGCTTTTATGTGGTGTCACATGATTCTGGTTTCTTCGGTTGTTGTTTCGCCCAAAATCATGAATGCCATTGCTTATTTTTTTGAAGCAACATATATGGCGCAGGTTGGCGGTCCTTTGATTTTCTTAACTTTTTTGCTACATTTCGCGTTGGCGGCCAGAAAGATACCTTTCCGTGCGGAAGGGCAGGCAACCATGTGGCAGCATGCACAGATGCTTAAGCATCGTGACACTTGGCTCTGGGTTGTTCAGGCCGTGACCGCAATGGTCATCCTCGTGATGGGTGCCATCCACATGTGGGTTGTGCTCAATGATCTTCCCATTACTGCCGCAAAGTCGGCGGCCCGTGTAGCTGGAGGCGGATGGATGCTTTTCTACCTGATCCTTCTGCCCTGCGTTGAGCTTCATGTCAGCGTTGGTTTTTACCGCATAGGTGTTAAATGGGGATTCATCAGGACTGAGAACAGGAAACAGGCCAAGAAGCTTGAATCCATTCTCTTTGCGACCTTTATGGTTATCGGCATCATCACCCTGATCAGGTTCATCACTTTAAGTTAA
- a CDS encoding TetR/AcrR family transcriptional regulator, whose protein sequence is MTKKEKILLAAQEQFGEHGYTATTLKMVADHAGVASGLVSHYYGNKDNLFLEAGGDLIDQMLGVLTDKAKEGRNGLEALAIFVQAYFDFTESHRATFPTLLRSSPFSDEYPHLDRTHIAAKFKRLIDRIEEYISQGIEDGSIQNVPLPQTCYLVYGHIVGAVRTEFLTPFKIDNLFKEACQFVTRSLART, encoded by the coding sequence ATGACAAAAAAAGAAAAGATACTGCTGGCCGCACAAGAGCAATTCGGAGAACACGGATATACCGCCACCACACTGAAAATGGTTGCTGATCATGCCGGGGTGGCTTCGGGACTGGTTTCACACTACTACGGAAACAAAGACAACCTCTTCCTTGAAGCAGGAGGAGACCTTATAGACCAGATGCTGGGTGTTCTCACCGACAAAGCGAAAGAAGGGCGAAACGGACTTGAAGCGCTAGCTATTTTCGTTCAGGCTTATTTCGACTTTACCGAAAGCCACAGGGCAACTTTCCCGACCCTGCTGCGCAGCTCACCTTTCAGTGATGAATACCCGCACCTTGACCGCACCCATATCGCGGCAAAATTCAAGAGACTCATTGACCGGATAGAAGAATACATAAGTCAAGGCATTGAAGACGGCTCCATACAGAATGTTCCCCTGCCCCAGACCTGCTATCTGGTATACGGGCACATCGTCGGGGCAGTACGAACTGAATTCCTGACCCCTTTTAAGATAGACAATCTTTTCAAAGAAGCATGCCAATTCGTAACTCGAAGTTTAGCCAGAACCTGA
- a CDS encoding Fe-S-containing hydro-lyase has protein sequence MAEYKLNTPLTDEDMVQLKAGDVVKLTGTIYTARDAAHKRLCDLLDEGKELPFELKGSVVYYVGPSPAPPGKPIGSAGPTTSYRMDTYAPRLHKLGQKASIGKGKRSDEVKQALKDNKAVYFGATGGAGALLSMCIKEAKVIAFDELGPEAIRELTVEDFPLLVINDCHGGELYAVPDRKAAGVE, from the coding sequence ATGGCTGAATATAAGCTGAATACTCCGCTGACTGATGAAGATATGGTCCAGCTCAAGGCCGGGGATGTTGTTAAATTGACCGGAACCATCTACACCGCTCGCGATGCTGCCCACAAAAGACTTTGCGACCTGCTTGATGAAGGCAAAGAACTGCCTTTTGAGCTTAAAGGCTCGGTTGTTTACTACGTCGGCCCCAGCCCGGCCCCTCCGGGCAAGCCCATCGGTTCTGCCGGTCCGACTACCAGCTACCGTATGGACACCTATGCACCCCGGCTGCACAAACTCGGGCAGAAGGCCAGCATAGGCAAGGGTAAGCGTAGTGATGAGGTCAAGCAGGCTCTTAAAGATAATAAAGCTGTTTATTTCGGAGCCACCGGAGGTGCTGGTGCTCTGCTTTCCATGTGCATCAAGGAAGCGAAAGTTATCGCTTTTGATGAACTGGGTCCCGAAGCTATCCGTGAGTTGACCGTTGAGGATTTCCCTTTGCTGGTCATTAACGACTGCCACGGTGGCGAACTGTATGCTGTGCCTGACCGCAAAGCTGCAGGTGTTGAGTAA
- a CDS encoding fumarate reductase flavoprotein subunit, with product MQTYYSDLLVIGAGLAGERVAVEAAQEGFDVICLSIVPARRSHSSAAQGGMQAALGNCAKGEGDNVDVHFGDTVRGSDWGCDQEVARLFADAAPIEMRRLAHWGVPWNRVVPGKSFYFKGGEKFEKEEKEEKRGLITARSFGGTAKWRTCYTSDGTGHAVMCTMDNRCAELGINVFDRKEAISLIHDGDKCTGAVVRCLRTGELEVFLSKATAICTGGFGRIYKATTNAVICDGGGHILAHDTGVVPIGNPEAIQFHPTGIVPTDILVTEGCRGDGGTLLDVNEERFMNIYEPAKAELASRDVVSRWMTHHMRQGKGVKSAYGEHLWLDIRHLGDKHISTKLREVDEICHHFLNVDPRKQLIPVRPTQHYTMAGVRTNKDGAVYGMKGLFSAGEAACWDMHGFNRLGGNSLAETVVAGGIIGAKIVEFLKGYETDFKTSLVAEAVRKQQDRIEKLRSGANGKENVYKVREEMQNALMEGCFVFRNEEGLTQCIETLQGTLDKARKVGLVSNGLGANHELAAALKIEGQVKLGLCIAKAALERTESRGSHNREDYTARNDKEWLNRTLAYWPVGADMPELKYEDATPGYEIPPGDRGYGGGSIIEADKAEIESKMIKK from the coding sequence ATGCAAACATATTACTCTGATCTCCTTGTTATCGGCGCCGGACTGGCGGGCGAGCGCGTGGCTGTGGAGGCGGCCCAGGAAGGTTTTGATGTAATCTGTCTCTCAATTGTTCCGGCACGCCGGTCTCATTCATCGGCAGCACAGGGCGGCATGCAGGCCGCGCTGGGCAACTGTGCTAAGGGCGAGGGAGACAATGTAGACGTCCACTTTGGCGACACTGTTCGCGGTTCCGACTGGGGCTGTGACCAGGAAGTGGCCCGTCTTTTCGCAGACGCAGCTCCCATTGAGATGCGCAGACTTGCACACTGGGGTGTGCCCTGGAACCGTGTAGTTCCCGGTAAATCCTTCTATTTCAAAGGTGGCGAGAAATTTGAAAAAGAAGAAAAAGAGGAAAAGCGCGGCCTGATTACCGCCCGTTCCTTCGGCGGTACTGCCAAATGGCGTACCTGCTATACTTCCGACGGAACCGGACACGCAGTCATGTGTACCATGGACAACCGCTGTGCCGAACTCGGAATCAATGTTTTTGACCGCAAGGAAGCAATCTCTCTCATCCATGACGGAGACAAATGCACCGGTGCGGTTGTCCGCTGCCTGCGTACGGGCGAGCTGGAAGTGTTCCTTTCCAAGGCCACTGCCATCTGCACAGGCGGTTTCGGGCGCATCTATAAAGCAACCACCAACGCGGTTATCTGCGACGGCGGCGGACACATCCTTGCCCACGACACCGGGGTTGTTCCCATCGGTAACCCGGAAGCCATCCAGTTCCACCCCACCGGAATCGTACCTACCGATATTCTGGTGACCGAAGGTTGTCGCGGTGACGGCGGAACTCTTCTTGATGTTAACGAAGAACGGTTCATGAACATTTACGAACCGGCAAAGGCAGAACTGGCCTCCCGTGATGTTGTTTCCCGTTGGATGACCCACCACATGCGTCAGGGCAAAGGTGTTAAATCCGCTTATGGCGAACATCTCTGGCTGGATATCCGCCATCTCGGTGACAAGCATATTTCCACCAAACTGCGTGAAGTGGATGAAATCTGCCACCATTTCCTTAATGTTGACCCCCGCAAACAGCTTATCCCGGTCCGTCCGACCCAGCACTACACCATGGCCGGTGTACGTACCAATAAAGATGGTGCCGTCTACGGCATGAAAGGGCTCTTTTCAGCGGGTGAAGCGGCCTGTTGGGATATGCACGGATTTAACCGTCTGGGCGGTAACTCACTTGCTGAGACAGTCGTTGCCGGGGGAATTATCGGGGCCAAGATTGTTGAATTCCTTAAAGGTTACGAAACCGACTTCAAGACTTCCCTCGTTGCTGAAGCCGTGCGCAAACAGCAGGATCGCATTGAAAAGCTGCGCAGCGGTGCTAACGGCAAGGAAAATGTCTACAAGGTACGGGAGGAAATGCAGAATGCCCTCATGGAAGGCTGTTTTGTCTTCAGGAATGAGGAGGGTCTCACCCAATGCATCGAAACCCTTCAGGGTACTCTTGATAAAGCCCGCAAGGTCGGCCTTGTTTCAAACGGTCTGGGCGCTAACCACGAACTGGCTGCGGCCCTTAAGATCGAAGGTCAGGTCAAGCTGGGTCTGTGTATTGCCAAGGCGGCCCTTGAACGTACTGAAAGCCGTGGCTCCCACAACCGTGAGGACTATACCGCACGTAATGACAAGGAATGGCTGAACAGGACTCTGGCTTATTGGCCTGTGGGCGCGGATATGCCGGAACTCAAGTATGAAGACGCCACTCCCGGTTATGAAATTCCTCCGGGAGACCGTGGTTACGGTGGCGGTTCCATCATTGAAGCCGACAAGGCCGAGATTGAATCCAAAATGATCAAGAAATAA
- a CDS encoding DASS family sodium-coupled anion symporter produces MSDQQDSGNGRRIGYFLGPIVFLIMFLMPAPSGMDPAAWKVAAVTALMAIWWITEAIPIPATSLMPIALFPLLGIMKSSAACAPYANHLIYLFMGGFFLAVTMERWNLHRRIALHTIKMVGTSPGRMILGFMIATGFLSMWVSNTATTMMMVPIGLAVIQQATGFDSKDLRACSNTGPESNFGKCLMLGIAYAASMGGVGTIIGTPPNTVMVGMVDKMYGVQIGFAQWMLYGVPLAAIMIAASWWILTKVLFPSKGLELAGGEAIINKEIAALGPMSKEEKYIVAVGCFVAAFWLSRGFLKKAAFMSVIWPNFGHVHDATIGILGAGILFAIPTDFKKGKFLLDWKTAVKIPWDVILLFGGGLAIANGFSKTGLATYIASRLTMLDGLSILAFVAIVVLITIFLTEITSNTATATLLVPIMGSAAIAMGVHPFATIVGACVAASFAFMLPVATPPNAVVFGSGCVSIKQMAAAGFWLNIIGAVLITVSVVYMLPVLWGVDLSVLPDWAVMPK; encoded by the coding sequence ATGAGCGATCAACAAGATAGTGGTAACGGACGTAGAATCGGTTATTTTTTGGGACCGATAGTTTTCCTGATCATGTTTTTAATGCCCGCACCTTCCGGTATGGATCCTGCGGCATGGAAAGTTGCGGCGGTTACGGCCCTGATGGCGATCTGGTGGATTACCGAAGCAATCCCCATTCCCGCTACATCTCTGATGCCTATCGCACTTTTTCCGCTGTTGGGGATTATGAAGTCTTCAGCGGCTTGTGCCCCTTACGCTAACCATCTCATCTATCTGTTCATGGGCGGCTTTTTTCTGGCCGTTACCATGGAACGCTGGAACCTGCATCGGCGCATTGCCCTGCACACCATTAAAATGGTGGGAACCAGTCCCGGACGTATGATTCTCGGGTTCATGATAGCTACCGGCTTTCTCTCCATGTGGGTGTCAAACACCGCAACGACCATGATGATGGTTCCCATCGGTCTTGCTGTTATCCAGCAGGCTACCGGGTTTGACTCCAAAGACCTTAGAGCCTGCTCCAATACCGGCCCCGAATCAAACTTCGGTAAATGTCTCATGCTCGGTATCGCCTATGCTGCTTCAATGGGTGGTGTCGGTACCATCATCGGTACTCCTCCGAACACAGTAATGGTCGGTATGGTTGACAAAATGTACGGCGTCCAGATCGGTTTCGCCCAGTGGATGCTCTATGGTGTTCCTCTGGCTGCAATCATGATCGCTGCCTCATGGTGGATTCTGACCAAGGTCCTGTTTCCGTCCAAAGGTCTTGAGCTTGCCGGTGGTGAGGCCATCATCAATAAAGAAATCGCGGCACTTGGGCCCATGTCCAAGGAAGAAAAGTACATTGTTGCCGTCGGCTGTTTTGTTGCGGCTTTCTGGTTGTCTCGAGGATTTCTCAAGAAAGCAGCCTTCATGTCAGTCATCTGGCCCAATTTTGGTCATGTGCATGATGCCACCATCGGTATCCTGGGTGCAGGTATCCTCTTTGCCATTCCCACTGATTTCAAGAAAGGCAAATTCCTTCTGGATTGGAAAACCGCAGTTAAAATCCCCTGGGATGTAATCCTGCTTTTCGGTGGTGGTCTGGCAATCGCTAACGGTTTTTCAAAGACCGGTCTGGCGACATATATTGCTTCCAGACTGACCATGCTCGACGGTCTTTCCATTCTGGCCTTCGTCGCCATTGTGGTCCTGATTACCATCTTCCTGACAGAAATCACCTCCAACACAGCCACCGCGACACTGCTGGTGCCCATTATGGGCAGTGCGGCGATCGCCATGGGCGTACACCCCTTTGCAACCATCGTCGGTGCTTGTGTTGCAGCATCCTTTGCCTTCATGCTCCCGGTTGCAACGCCACCCAACGCTGTTGTGTTCGGCTCGGGATGTGTATCCATCAAGCAGATGGCTGCGGCTGGTTTCTGGCTGAATATTATCGGTGCGGTTCTGATTACCGTTTCCGTTGTCTACATGCTTCCGGTTCTCTGGGGCGTAGATTTAAGTGTCCTCCCTGACTGGGCAGTTATGCCTAAGTAA
- a CDS encoding fumarate hydratase, translated as MRTIKAEQVIDAVAKMCVSANRYLPEDVKKRFNECAAAEESPAAKEVFRQIKENWELAAESGLPLCQDTGLAVFIVEMGEDVRVEGMNIRDAINEGTRKGYEEGFLRKSACDPLTRANTKDNTPAIIHFDIVPGDKIKITFMAKGGGSENMSRVTMLAPAQGWEGIKKFVIERVAEAGPNPCPPTMVGIGVGGTFEYSALLAKKSLMRKVGEPHPDPEMAKLEAELMEDLNKLGIGPMGLGGKTTVFDVKIEMRPCHIASLPLAVNIQCHSSRHEEVEL; from the coding sequence ATGCGTACCATTAAAGCTGAACAGGTTATTGATGCCGTGGCGAAAATGTGCGTGAGCGCAAACCGCTACCTGCCTGAAGATGTGAAAAAGCGTTTTAACGAATGCGCCGCTGCCGAGGAGTCCCCGGCGGCAAAGGAAGTGTTCAGGCAGATCAAAGAAAACTGGGAACTGGCTGCTGAATCCGGACTGCCGCTTTGTCAGGATACCGGGCTGGCCGTGTTCATCGTTGAAATGGGTGAGGATGTGCGTGTGGAAGGCATGAACATCCGGGACGCCATCAACGAAGGAACACGCAAGGGGTATGAGGAAGGATTCCTGCGTAAGTCTGCCTGTGATCCCCTGACCCGTGCCAATACCAAGGATAACACCCCGGCCATTATACATTTTGATATCGTCCCCGGTGACAAGATCAAAATTACTTTCATGGCCAAGGGCGGCGGCTCCGAAAACATGAGCCGGGTGACCATGCTTGCTCCGGCACAGGGCTGGGAAGGCATCAAGAAATTCGTCATAGAGCGTGTCGCTGAAGCCGGTCCCAATCCCTGTCCCCCGACAATGGTCGGTATCGGCGTGGGGGGAACCTTCGAATATTCCGCGCTGCTGGCTAAAAAATCCCTGATGCGCAAAGTTGGCGAACCTCATCCAGACCCTGAAATGGCCAAGCTGGAAGCCGAGCTTATGGAAGATCTCAATAAACTCGGCATCGGTCCCATGGGGCTGGGCGGCAAGACTACCGTTTTTGACGTGAAAATCGAAATGCGTCCCTGCCACATTGCGTCCCTGCCGCTGGCGGTGAATATCCAGTGCCATTCTTCAAGGCACGAGGAGGTGGAACTCTAA
- a CDS encoding fumarate reductase iron-sulfur subunit: MSRQLEFDIFRYNPQDKGSVPHMQTFVLDETENMTLFIALNRLREEQDPGLIFDFCCRAGICGACAMVVNGKPRLACQTKTIDLPERITLLPLPVYKLIGDLSVDTGIWFREMYQTTESWIHTNKTFDPAAIEERMENEVAEQIYELERCIECGCCVAACGTARLRDDFLGAASLNRVARFVVDPRDQRTDRDYFEIIGNDEGIFGCMGLLGCEDVCPKNLPLQNQLGFLRRKMGITAIKEIFRK, encoded by the coding sequence ATGAGCAGACAACTCGAATTTGATATATTCCGCTACAATCCTCAGGATAAGGGGTCGGTTCCGCACATGCAGACTTTTGTGCTGGACGAAACCGAGAACATGACCCTGTTCATCGCGCTGAACCGCCTGCGCGAAGAGCAGGACCCCGGCCTGATTTTTGACTTCTGTTGCCGCGCGGGCATCTGCGGTGCCTGTGCCATGGTGGTAAATGGCAAGCCCCGTCTGGCCTGCCAGACCAAAACCATCGACCTGCCGGAGCGCATTACCCTGCTGCCTCTGCCTGTTTATAAATTGATCGGTGACCTGTCTGTCGATACCGGCATATGGTTCAGGGAAATGTATCAGACCACGGAATCATGGATTCATACCAACAAGACCTTTGATCCTGCCGCGATTGAAGAGCGCATGGAAAACGAGGTCGCGGAACAGATTTATGAACTGGAACGCTGTATTGAATGCGGCTGCTGTGTTGCTGCCTGCGGTACCGCCCGTCTTCGTGACGACTTCCTCGGTGCTGCATCCTTGAACCGTGTGGCCCGTTTCGTAGTCGATCCACGAGACCAGCGCACCGACCGCGATTATTTTGAAATTATCGGTAATGATGAAGGTATCTTCGGCTGCATGGGCTTGCTCGGCTGCGAAGATGTCTGCCCCAAGAACCTGCCGTTGCAGAACCAGCTCGGTTTCCTGCGCCGCAAGATGGGGATCACCGCAATCAAGGAAATATTCAGGAAGTAA